CCTGTAGCTATAGAAGAAGGACTCAGATTTGCTATTCGTGAAGGTGGTAGAACTGTAGGTGCAGGTGTTGTTACTGAGATTTTAGACTAAGAGGGGTAGGTAATGGCTCAGGATCGCATAAGAATAAAACTTATGGCTTATGACCATAGATTACTTGATAGATCAGTGCAGGAAATAATTGATACAGTAAAGAGGACTGGCGCCATTGTTGCCGGTCCTATTCCTCTTCCGACAAAACGTTCCGTATGGAGCGTAATAAGGTCTCCTCACAAGTACAAATATTCTCAAGAGCAGTTTGAAATTAGAAGACACAGAAGATTACTTGATATTAAAAACCCCAAACCTCAAACCGTGGAAGCGCTTATGGATCTTAAGCTTCCCGCCGGTGTTGATGTAGAGATTAAGCTTGACTAATAAAGAGGTGAAACAATGAAAGGAATCCTCGGTAGAAAGATTGGTATGACTCAAATTTTTACTGAAGACGGAAAGGCACTTGCCGTTACTGTAATAGAGGCAGGTCCATGTACTGTTGTTCAGAAAAAGACAGAAGACAAAGACGGCTATACTGCTCTTCAGCTTGGCTTCATGGAAAAGAACAAGGCTGAGAGCAAGTTTCCAAAGCCACTTTTGGGCCACTTTAAGAGGGCTGGTATTAAGCCAGTGAGATTTCTTAAGGAAGTTAAATTTGATGATGTTGATAAGTATAACGTTGGTGACAAAATAACCGTTGAAATTTTCCAGCCTGGCGAAAAGGTGGATGTGACGGGCACATCAAAAGGTCGTGGTTTCGCCGGTTATCATAAGAGATGGGGCTTTGGTGGTGGTAGAAAGTCTCACGGTTCAGACTTCCACGAAGGTCCTGGTTCAATAGGTGCTTGTGCCTTTCCCGGCAGAGTGCACAAGGGTAAGAAAATGGCAGGACATTATGGTAATGCACAGGTTACGGTTAAGAACCTTGAAATCGTTGATGTAATTCCGGAAAAAAACCTTATTCTTGTTAAAGGTGCTATTCCAGGATATAAAGGCTCCTTTGTAGTAGTTAAAGGAAAGTAAGGGGTGAACTATGGAAATTAAGGTGTTGAATACTGCAAATCAGGAAGTTGGAACTGTTTCTATAAGTGATGACATAGCTAATGCGCCTATAAAAAGCCATGCTATATGGGAAACAGTTAAGTGGCAGCTTGCAAAGCGCAGGAGAGGAACTCACTCTACTAAGACGAGAGCTGAAGTTAGAGGTGGTGGAAGGAAGCCTTGGCCTCAGAAGCATACAGGAAGGGCAAGACAGGGCTCTATCCGTGCACCTCAGTGGGTAGGTGGTGGAGTAGTTTTTGGTCCAAAGCCAAGGGATTACTCTTACAACTTACCTAAAAAGGTTAGGAAGGTTGCCCTTAGAAGTGTTGTAGCAGGTAAGCTCAGTGACGGTTCAATAATCGTTGTTGAAGATTTTGCCTTTGAAACTCCAAAGACCAAGCAGGCTGTTGAGTTTCTCAAGAATCTTGGACTTGAAAACGAAAAAGTTCTAATTGTTGTGCCTGAATTTGATGAGAACACATGGAAGTCTTTTAGAAACCTTCCAAATGTAAAACTTCTTGAGATTGACGGATTAAACGTTTACGACATGCTCTGCTACGATAAGTGCATCTTCTTCAAATCCACTCTACCTAAATTAGAGGAGAGGTTATCAAGATGAAGACTCCTTATGATATAATCGTCCGTCCGATTGTAACGGAAAAGAGCGTTCGCCTTGCGAACATGGAAGTTAAAAGCTCAAAAACAAAAGAGACAAAGAAGATTACGAAGATTACTTTTGAAGTAGCAATGGATGCTACGAAGCCTGAGATAAAGGAAGCCGTAGAAAAAATTTTCAACGTTAAGGTTGATAAGGTTAACACTATGGTTGTTAAAGGTAAGAGAAAGGGAATCAGGCTTTTAAGAGGAAAGAAGAGAGACTGGAAGAAAGCAGTAGTGACACTCAAGCCAGGATATGAAATCGATCTTGAGAACTTGTAAGTAAGAGGAGTTGAGCAATGGGAATAAAGAAGTTTAAACCATATACCCCAAGCAGGCGTTTTATGACAGTTTCCGACTTCTCAGAGATAACAAAGAAAGAACCTGAGAAGTCACTTACCGTTGGCTTTGTAAGGGGAACAGGTAGAAACAACCAGGGAAGAATTACAACAAGACACAAAGGTGGCGGACATAAGAGAAGATACAGAATTATTGATTTTAAAAGAGATAAGATAGGTATTCCTGCAAAAGTTGCTTCTATCGAATACGATCCAAACAGGTCTGCAAGGATTGCTCTTCTTGTTTATGCTGATGGTGAAAAAAGATACATAATATGGCCTGACGGACTTAAAGTTGGTGATACCGTTGTTGCGGGTCCGGATGCTGAAATAAAAGTAGGAAATGCCCTTCCACTCAGAAACATACCTGTTGGTACGATTGTTCACAACGTTGAGCTTAAACCTAAAAAAGGTGGTCAACTTGCAAGATCTGCAGGTTCTTTTGCTCAGCTTATGGGTAAGGTTGGCGACTACGCTCAGCTTAGACTTCCTTCAGGTGAGCTTAGACTTGTTCACCTTGATTGTATGGCAACAATCGGTCAGGTTGGAAACATCGACCACGAAAACATTGTTATCGGTAAAGCCGGAAGGTCAAGATGGCTTGGTATCAGACCTACGGTTCGCGGAACGGCTATGAACCCTGTTGATCACCCTCACGGTGGTGGTGAAGGTAGAACATTCGGTAAACATCCTGTTACACCCTGGGGTCAGCCTACTAAAGGATATAAGACAAGACCTAAACGTAAGTATTCAGACAGATTTATTATTAAACGCAGGACTAAGTAACGGAGGTTTTTGATGGGACGTTCACTAAAGAAGGGTCCCTATGTGAACCCTAAAATTTTAAAAAAAGTTAGAGCCATGAACGAAACTGGTGAGAAGAAAGTTATAAAGGTATGGGATAGAGCCTGTGTCATCGTTCCTGAGTTTGTTGGACATACATTTGCCGTGTACAACGGACAAAAGTTTATTCCGGTATATGTTACAGAGCAGATGATAGGTCACAGGCTTGGTGAGTTTTCCCTTACCAGAACATTCAGAGGACATGCCGGACAGAAAGTTGCCAAGAAGAAGTAAGGAGAGGTAGAAGATGGCTGTTGAAAACAGAGACTACTATAAAGAAGGCGAAAGAGGCTTTGCCACACCTGTTGAGGCAAGGGCTGTATGGAGAAAGGCAAGAATGTCTGCCTCAAAGGTAAGACTTGTTATTGATCTTATAAGAGGTAAGCATGTTGAAGAGGCTCTTGCCATACTTGCCAACTGCCCAAGAAAAGCGGCAAAGATGATTGAAAAGGTTCTTAAAAGCGCTATAGCTAACGCTGAACAAAAAGGACTTGATGTGGATTCTCTCTTTGTTAAGAAGGCCTATGTTGACGAGGGTCCTACAATGAAGAGGGTAAAACCTCGTGCTATGGGTAGAGCAAATGTTATCAGAAGAAGAACCTGCCACATTACCGTTGTGGTAGGAGAGAAAGAATCAAAATAACGGGGGTAAGCTTTGGGACAGAAAGTGCATCCAGTAGGATTTAGACTTGGAATTACAAAAGATTGGGAATCCAGATGGGTTGCCAAGGAAAAAGGTAAGTATGTTAACTTCCTTCATGAAGACCTTAAAATAAGGAAGCTTATTAAGCAGAAGTATTACCATGCGGGAATTGCCCGTATAGATATTGAAAGGACGCTTGATAAGATCAACATCAGAATATGGGCTGCAAGGCCAGGCCTTCTCATTGCCAGAAAAGGAGCTCAGGTAAAAGAGCTTAGAAAAATCCTTGAAGGTCTCACAGGAAAGAGCGTTTACATTAATATCGAAGAGGTAAAACATCCGCAACTTAACGCTCAGCTTGTTGCTGAAAACGTTGCTGCTCAGCTAGAGCGCCGTGTGGCGTTCAGGCGTGCGATGAAAAGGGTTATCGCTGATGCTATGAGAGCAGGTGCCAAGGGTATCAAAGTTCAGTGTGCCGGAAGACTCGGTGGCGCCGACATGGCAAGGACAGAGTGGTATCGTGAAGGAAGAGTTCCTTTACAAACCATTCGTGCAGATATAGATTATGGCACGGCAGTTGCCCAGACAAAATACGGTGTTATTGGTGTTAAAGTATGGATCTATAAAGGTGATGTTTACAAAGATGAAACAGAAGAGATCCTTAAGAGACTTGAGAAAGAAGTAAAAGAAGAAATGGCAAGGGGTGAGTAACCATGTTGATGCCTAAAAGAACGAAATTCAGGAAGCAGCAGAGAGGAAGACTTAAAGGTAAGTCATATAGAGGTAACACTCTTGCGTTTGGTGATTATGGTATTCAGGCTCTTGAGCCCGGTTACATTACAACCAATCAAATAGAGGCTGCAAGGGTTGCAATGACAAGAACCATGAAAAGAGGCGGTAAGGTCTGGATAAGGATCTTTCCAGATAAACCTTACACCAAAAAGCCTCTTGAAACTCGTATGGGTAAAGGTAAAGGTAACGTTGAGACCTGGGTGGCACCTGTTAAGCCTGGAAGAATAATGTTTGAGGTTGCAGGTGTTGCTGAAGACGTTGCTATGGAAGCTTTAAGGCTTGCCATCTTCAAACTTCCCATCAAATGTAGAATTGTCAAAAGGGAAGAAATATAAGCATCAAGGAGTAAGCAATGAAAAAGTTAACAGAAGATTTAAGGGCTAAAAGCACTGAAGAGCTCAAAAATATGGTTGCCGAGCTCAAAGAAAGTCTTTTGAAAATGAGATTTAAAAATGCTTTCGGTCAGCTTGAAAGTACAGCTGACATTAGAAAAACAAGAAGGCAAATTGCTCGCATTTTGACTATTCTCAGAGAGCGTGGAGTGAAGCTCTAATCTGGAGGAAGTAATGGCTGAAACGAGAGTTAATAGAAGAAAGGTAAGAGTGGGTGTTGTTGTAAGCGACAAGATGGATAAGACCGTAGTTGTTCGTGTTACAAGGGAGTTTAGACACCCTGTTTATGGTAAAAGGGTTAAATTCTCTAAAAAATATATGGCACACGATGAAACAAATCAGTGCCAGGTTGGTGACGTTGTGAAGATTATGGAAACAAGACCTTTGTCAAGACATAAAAGATGGAGAGTTATTGAAGTTATAGAAAAAGCCAAAAAACTTGGTGAGTAAATCCCCGCAAGAGGAGTAGAGCTATGATTCAGGTTCAAACATACTTAAATGTTGCAGATAATACAGGGGCAAAGAAAGTTCAGTGTATAAGAGTGCTTGGCGGTTCAACCAGAAGGTATGCGTCCCTCGGGGATGTTATCGTTGTTACAGTTAAAGATTCTATCCCAAACGCAACTGCCAAGAAAGGAGAAGTTTACAGGGCGGTTGTTGTTAGGACAAAAAAAGAGGTAAGACGCCCCGACGGAACATACATAAAGTTTGACGACAATGCAGTTGTTATACTTAACAAGCAGGGTGAACCTCTTGGCACCCGTATTTTAGGTCCTGTTGCAAGAGAAGCAAGACAGAAAGGATTCACAAAAATTGCTTCACTTGCGCCGGAAGTTATTTAAGGGAGGATTCTAATGGCTAAGAAGAAGTTTAAGATAAAAGCCGGTGACAAAGTTGTAGTTATCGCCGGCAAAGATAAAGGAAAGGTAGGAAAAGTTCTTAAAGTGCTTCCAGAGGAAGAGAGAGTTATTATTGAGGGTGTAAGAATCGTCAAAAAGCACCTTAAACCAAGCCAGAAGTATCCTGAAGGTGGCATTATAGAAAGAGAGGCTCCTATTCATATAAGTAACGTTATGCTTGCTGATCCTAAAGATGGGAAACCAACAAGGGTTGGTATTAAGTTTGAAAACGGAAAGAAAATCAGGTATGCTAAGCGTTCAGGATCTGTTATTGATGAAATCAGTAAACCGGCGGGTCGGTAATCCGCTTGTTTTAAGGAGGAAAGATGGCTGAGAAGTATATTCCAAGACTTAAAGAGATGTATAAAAAAGAGGTTATTCCAGCACTCCAGAAGAAGTTTAACTACAAGAACATTATGGAGGTTCCAAAGATAGAAAAGATTGTAGTTAACATGGGTGTTGGTGAAGCCGTTCAAAACATTAAAGCTCTTGAAAATGCAATGAGAGACCTTGAACTTATAACAGGTCAAAAGCCTTCCGTGAGGAGGGCGAAAAGGTCAGAAGCTGGATTTAAGCTTCGTAAGGGAATGCCTATTGGTGCCAAGGTTACTCTTAGAGGCGACAGAATGTATGATTTTCTTGACAGGCTTATATCAATAGCTCTTCCCAGGGTTAGAGACTTTAAGGGTCTTTCACCAAGGTCTTTCGACGGAAGAGGAAACTACAACTTCGGTCTTACTGAACAGGTTGTTTTTCCTGAGATAGACTACGATAAAGTAGATGCTATTAGAGGTATGAACATAACTATCGTTACGACTGCAAAAACAGATGAGGAAGCAAAAGCACTGCTTGAAGCTTTTGGATTCCCATTCAGGAAATAACAGTAGGGAGGCATAATGGCAAGGAAAGCTTTAATCGTAAAAGCTCAAAGAGAGCCAAAATATAAAGTTAGGAAGTATAATAGATGTCCTATATGTGGACGTCCAAGAGGTTTTATAAGAGAGTTCGGAATGTGTAGATTATGTTTCAGAACGCTTGCTCTTCAAGGCAAAATTCCTGGAATTAAAAAGGCAAGCTGGTAAAAACACGATGGAGAGGTAAGGCAAGATGATGATGGATACTGTTGCAGATTTTCTTTCAAGAATTCGCAACGCCAACCTTGTATATAAAGAATATGTAGATGCTCCATATTCAAAGGTAAACGAGGCAATTGCAAGAATCCTAAAAGAAGAGGGATTCATCAAAGATTATGAGATTATTGAGGTTCCTTTTGAAAGGACAAAGAATCCTGAAAACAAGAAAAAGCTTATCAGGGTTCACCTTAAATACGGTCCTAACAGAGAAAGAGTTATAAACGAGATAAAGAGGATTTCAAAACCTGGTAGAAGGGTTTACGTTGGTGTTGAAGATATTCCTCTTGTTAAAGCGGGGCTTGGTGTTGCCATTCTCTCCACCAATAAAGGCATTATTCCTGGTTACAAAGCGAGAAAGCTTGGTGTAGGTGGAGAAGTTCTTTGTTACGTATGGTAAAACCAGAAATTTTAGAAGGAGTGGAGCTATGTCAAGAATAGGTAAGATGCCTGTTGAAATACCTCAGGGAGTAACGGTTGAAGTAAAACCGGGAAACCACGTTGTTGTTAAAGGGCCAAAAGGGCAGCTTGAGTTTACTTTCAATCCAAAACTTACAATTAAAGTGGAAGATAACAAGGTAATTGTTGAAAGGCCTAACGACGAAAAGCAGATGAGGGCTCTTCACGGGACGACTAGAGCCATAATTAATAATATGGTAACAGGTGTTTCTAAAGGTTTTGAAAAGGTTCTTGAAATTAAAGGTCTCGGTTACAGGGCTTTTGTAAAGGGAAAAACCCTTGAATTACACCTTGGTTTTTCTCATCCTGTTCTCTACCAGATTCCTGAAGGGATAGAGATAGATGTTGACAGAGATAATAACGTTTTTGTTCGTGGTGTAGATAAGCAAAAAGTTGGTCAGGTCGCTGCTGAGATCAGATCCTTCAGACCACCTGAGCCTTACAAAGGTAAAGGTATAAGATACAGAGGCGAAAGAATCATCCTTAAAGCTGGTAAATCAGCTAAGAAGTAATCTCTTTACTAAGAGGGGTAAAAATGGCTAAGATGACGAGAAAAGAGCGAATAGCAAAGAAACATAGAAGAGTTAGAAAGAAAGTCTTTGGCACACCTGAAAGGCCAAGACTTGCCGTTTATAAAAGCCTTAAGCATATGTATGCTCAGATTATTGATGATACTAAAGGACACACACTTGTTGCTGCTTCAACCGTAGATAAAGAAGTTAAAGAAAAAATCAAAGGTCTTTCCAAGACCGAAGCGGCAAGGGTTGTAGGTCAGGTTATAGCTGAAAGAGCAAAAGCTAAAGGCATCACTGCCGTTGTTTTTGATAGAGGTGGTTTTATCTATCACGGCAGAATAAAGGCAATAGCTGAAGGTGCCAGAGAAGGCGGCTTAGAATTTTAAGGAGGTAATTGATGGCTAAGAGGGTTAAACCTGAAGGTTTAGAGTTAAAAGAGAGACTTGTTCATATTAACAGAAACGCCAAGGTTGTTACCGGCGGTAGAAAGTTTAGTTTTACTGCTTTTGTCGTTGTCGGTGACGGAAACGGTGTTGTTGGATTCGGTAGAGGTAAAGCATCTGAAGTTCCAGATGCTATCAGGAAGGCTACAGAAGATGCCAAGAAAAACTTAATAAAAATTCCGGTTGTTGATGGTACTATACCTTTTGAAGTTCAGGAAAGGTTCGGTGCATCAACCATTATTATGAGACCGGCTGCTCCTGGTACTGGAGTTATTGCATCAGCTCCAGTTCGTGCGGTTCTTGAGTCAGCTGGTATTACGGATATTCTTACAAAGGTTATAGGCTCAACAAATCCACATACTGTTGTTAGAGCTGTTCTTAAAGCTCTTGAAAAACTTAAACTTCCTGAAGAGTTTGCAGAACTTCGCGGTGTTTCAACGGAAGAGCTTAGAAAACGCTGGAAACTTCCGGGTAGAAGAATCACTCCGGAAGGTGAAATTGTCAGGAGGTAATAGATGGCTAAGGTTAAGATAACGCTTGTAAGAGGACTTGCCGGTAAGAACAAAAGAAAGAGAGCTACACTTGAGGCTCTTGGTCTGAGAAAGAGAGGAAGAAGCACTGTTAAGGAGCTTAATCCTGCTATTGAAGGTATGATAGCTAAGGTTGAAGACCTTGTAAAAGTAGAACCGCTGGAGGAGTGAAATGGAACTTAAATTACATAAGCTTAAGCCTAATGAGGGTGCTGTTAGAGAAAAGAAAAGAGTTGGTAGAGGACACGGTTCTGGAGTTGGTAAAACGTCTGGTAGAGGACAAAAAGGCCAGAAGGCCCGTTCCGGTTGGAGTGGAGGAACAAGACCAGGATTTGAAGGTGGACAGACGCCCCTTTACATGAGATTTCCAAAGAGAGGATTTTCTAATTATCCTTTTAAAAAAGAGTATGAAGTTGTTAACGTTAAGGATTTAAATAAGTTTGAAGAAGGAACGGAGGTTACTCCTGAAGTTTTAGCTGCTGCAGGACTTGTTGCGAAGAATAAGCCTGTAAAGATACTTGGCGATGGAGAAATTAACGTTAAGCTTACAGTTAAAGCTCACAAGTTCTCTTCATCT
This sequence is a window from Desulfurobacterium indicum. Protein-coding genes within it:
- the rpmD gene encoding 50S ribosomal protein L30: MAKVKITLVRGLAGKNKRKRATLEALGLRKRGRSTVKELNPAIEGMIAKVEDLVKVEPLEE
- the rplB gene encoding 50S ribosomal protein L2 is translated as MGIKKFKPYTPSRRFMTVSDFSEITKKEPEKSLTVGFVRGTGRNNQGRITTRHKGGGHKRRYRIIDFKRDKIGIPAKVASIEYDPNRSARIALLVYADGEKRYIIWPDGLKVGDTVVAGPDAEIKVGNALPLRNIPVGTIVHNVELKPKKGGQLARSAGSFAQLMGKVGDYAQLRLPSGELRLVHLDCMATIGQVGNIDHENIVIGKAGRSRWLGIRPTVRGTAMNPVDHPHGGGEGRTFGKHPVTPWGQPTKGYKTRPKRKYSDRFIIKRRTK
- the rpsE gene encoding 30S ribosomal protein S5 translates to MAKRVKPEGLELKERLVHINRNAKVVTGGRKFSFTAFVVVGDGNGVVGFGRGKASEVPDAIRKATEDAKKNLIKIPVVDGTIPFEVQERFGASTIIMRPAAPGTGVIASAPVRAVLESAGITDILTKVIGSTNPHTVVRAVLKALEKLKLPEEFAELRGVSTEELRKRWKLPGRRITPEGEIVRR
- the rpsS gene encoding 30S ribosomal protein S19, which produces MGRSLKKGPYVNPKILKKVRAMNETGEKKVIKVWDRACVIVPEFVGHTFAVYNGQKFIPVYVTEQMIGHRLGEFSLTRTFRGHAGQKVAKKK
- the rplE gene encoding 50S ribosomal protein L5 — translated: MAEKYIPRLKEMYKKEVIPALQKKFNYKNIMEVPKIEKIVVNMGVGEAVQNIKALENAMRDLELITGQKPSVRRAKRSEAGFKLRKGMPIGAKVTLRGDRMYDFLDRLISIALPRVRDFKGLSPRSFDGRGNYNFGLTEQVVFPEIDYDKVDAIRGMNITIVTTAKTDEEAKALLEAFGFPFRK
- the rplO gene encoding 50S ribosomal protein L15; amino-acid sequence: MELKLHKLKPNEGAVREKKRVGRGHGSGVGKTSGRGQKGQKARSGWSGGTRPGFEGGQTPLYMRFPKRGFSNYPFKKEYEVVNVKDLNKFEEGTEVTPEVLAAAGLVAKNKPVKILGDGEINVKLTVKAHKFSSSAKEKIEKAGGVCEIIEG
- the rplW gene encoding 50S ribosomal protein L23, which encodes MKTPYDIIVRPIVTEKSVRLANMEVKSSKTKETKKITKITFEVAMDATKPEIKEAVEKIFNVKVDKVNTMVVKGKRKGIRLLRGKKRDWKKAVVTLKPGYEIDLENL
- the rplF gene encoding 50S ribosomal protein L6 codes for the protein MSRIGKMPVEIPQGVTVEVKPGNHVVVKGPKGQLEFTFNPKLTIKVEDNKVIVERPNDEKQMRALHGTTRAIINNMVTGVSKGFEKVLEIKGLGYRAFVKGKTLELHLGFSHPVLYQIPEGIEIDVDRDNNVFVRGVDKQKVGQVAAEIRSFRPPEPYKGKGIRYRGERIILKAGKSAKK
- the rplP gene encoding 50S ribosomal protein L16, whose protein sequence is MLMPKRTKFRKQQRGRLKGKSYRGNTLAFGDYGIQALEPGYITTNQIEAARVAMTRTMKRGGKVWIRIFPDKPYTKKPLETRMGKGKGNVETWVAPVKPGRIMFEVAGVAEDVAMEALRLAIFKLPIKCRIVKREEI
- the rpmC gene encoding 50S ribosomal protein L29 — encoded protein: MKKLTEDLRAKSTEELKNMVAELKESLLKMRFKNAFGQLESTADIRKTRRQIARILTILRERGVKL
- a CDS encoding type Z 30S ribosomal protein S14, which codes for MARKALIVKAQREPKYKVRKYNRCPICGRPRGFIREFGMCRLCFRTLALQGKIPGIKKASW
- the rplC gene encoding 50S ribosomal protein L3 → MKGILGRKIGMTQIFTEDGKALAVTVIEAGPCTVVQKKTEDKDGYTALQLGFMEKNKAESKFPKPLLGHFKRAGIKPVRFLKEVKFDDVDKYNVGDKITVEIFQPGEKVDVTGTSKGRGFAGYHKRWGFGGGRKSHGSDFHEGPGSIGACAFPGRVHKGKKMAGHYGNAQVTVKNLEIVDVIPEKNLILVKGAIPGYKGSFVVVKGK
- the rplX gene encoding 50S ribosomal protein L24; translation: MAKKKFKIKAGDKVVVIAGKDKGKVGKVLKVLPEEERVIIEGVRIVKKHLKPSQKYPEGGIIEREAPIHISNVMLADPKDGKPTRVGIKFENGKKIRYAKRSGSVIDEISKPAGR
- the rplR gene encoding 50S ribosomal protein L18, producing MAKMTRKERIAKKHRRVRKKVFGTPERPRLAVYKSLKHMYAQIIDDTKGHTLVAASTVDKEVKEKIKGLSKTEAARVVGQVIAERAKAKGITAVVFDRGGFIYHGRIKAIAEGAREGGLEF
- the rpsC gene encoding 30S ribosomal protein S3 encodes the protein MGQKVHPVGFRLGITKDWESRWVAKEKGKYVNFLHEDLKIRKLIKQKYYHAGIARIDIERTLDKINIRIWAARPGLLIARKGAQVKELRKILEGLTGKSVYINIEEVKHPQLNAQLVAENVAAQLERRVAFRRAMKRVIADAMRAGAKGIKVQCAGRLGGADMARTEWYREGRVPLQTIRADIDYGTAVAQTKYGVIGVKVWIYKGDVYKDETEEILKRLEKEVKEEMARGE
- the rpsH gene encoding 30S ribosomal protein S8, with the protein product MMMDTVADFLSRIRNANLVYKEYVDAPYSKVNEAIARILKEEGFIKDYEIIEVPFERTKNPENKKKLIRVHLKYGPNRERVINEIKRISKPGRRVYVGVEDIPLVKAGLGVAILSTNKGIIPGYKARKLGVGGEVLCYVW
- the rplV gene encoding 50S ribosomal protein L22, which translates into the protein MAVENRDYYKEGERGFATPVEARAVWRKARMSASKVRLVIDLIRGKHVEEALAILANCPRKAAKMIEKVLKSAIANAEQKGLDVDSLFVKKAYVDEGPTMKRVKPRAMGRANVIRRRTCHITVVVGEKESK
- the rplN gene encoding 50S ribosomal protein L14; this encodes MIQVQTYLNVADNTGAKKVQCIRVLGGSTRRYASLGDVIVVTVKDSIPNATAKKGEVYRAVVVRTKKEVRRPDGTYIKFDDNAVVILNKQGEPLGTRILGPVAREARQKGFTKIASLAPEVI
- the rpsQ gene encoding 30S ribosomal protein S17, with translation MAETRVNRRKVRVGVVVSDKMDKTVVVRVTREFRHPVYGKRVKFSKKYMAHDETNQCQVGDVVKIMETRPLSRHKRWRVIEVIEKAKKLGE
- the rpsJ gene encoding 30S ribosomal protein S10; protein product: MAQDRIRIKLMAYDHRLLDRSVQEIIDTVKRTGAIVAGPIPLPTKRSVWSVIRSPHKYKYSQEQFEIRRHRRLLDIKNPKPQTVEALMDLKLPAGVDVEIKLD
- the rplD gene encoding 50S ribosomal protein L4, translated to MEIKVLNTANQEVGTVSISDDIANAPIKSHAIWETVKWQLAKRRRGTHSTKTRAEVRGGGRKPWPQKHTGRARQGSIRAPQWVGGGVVFGPKPRDYSYNLPKKVRKVALRSVVAGKLSDGSIIVVEDFAFETPKTKQAVEFLKNLGLENEKVLIVVPEFDENTWKSFRNLPNVKLLEIDGLNVYDMLCYDKCIFFKSTLPKLEERLSR